One segment of Panicum virgatum strain AP13 chromosome 3K, P.virgatum_v5, whole genome shotgun sequence DNA contains the following:
- the LOC120699282 gene encoding helicase and polymerase-containing protein TEBICHI-like isoform X1 — translation MASGSSHSQIDQFYQAKKQRPSSRKDDAPRPGPQHGSPGGAKGSLEGYLVRSPSTRATVAASAAPAGSPRGGDAGARRSLTTAMDVDVASSAPVPAVDGDDLELRRFTTDFLSHCCSAILPSRADSEYREQLEKKQKRSASQSILVPCDNASAKKQCIAHCSGLEALKESDDSVAFKKQCINHHGGSEAVEQESVEGVKVSCVGFSALQRCSFTPNTTQKKVGFSLAPGDAPKSVSRNSLTSPGEEFWNAAIEFAEGISAQADKVRGKPGFDTAEDKSSCAVAVCSKTLPRSGNDERDCLNTVGSNDTHQMEKLSNKVEFLAANSQHINSSPLPVKHLDFFHEDDIQVSGLKCEEKGRNEADNVQTNHVVNAMKTSALDLHADSAAMIRCHGVFKSATEGNVHSTREGDKDSHQNKPLAAYSNGCLPKKDTKSKFVSQEVEASTPTSSVPLKGHSKLSSWLPPEICSVYMKKGISELYPWQVECLLVEGVLEKRNLVYCASTSAGKSFVAEVLMLRRILSSGNMAILVLPYVSICAEKAQHLEQLLEPLGRHVRSFYGNQGGGSLPKDTAVAVCTIEKANSLVNKLLEDGRLSELGVIVIDELHMVGDQHRGYLLELMLTKLRYAAGEGNSESSSGETSGSSSGKMATHGLQIIGMSATMPNVAAVADWLQAALYQTDFRPVPLEEFIKVGNQIFDKDMNVVRVLPKVADLGGKDPDHIVEMCNEVVLQGHSVLLFCSSRKGCESTARHVAKFLKVTSVGPSDVSSEFSDAASAIEALRRCPSGLDPVLEETLPFGVAYHHAGLMVEEREIVESCYRKGLVRVLTATSTLAAGVNLPARRVIFRQPKIGRDFIDGTRYRQMAGRAGRTGIDTKGESILVCRPEEVKRITGIIRSNCPPLESCLSEDKNGMTHAIMEVVAGGIVQTANDIHRYVRCTLLNSTKPFDDVVKSAQDSLRWLCHKRFLEWNNETKIYSSTPLGRAAFGSSLNPEESLVVLDDLSRAREGFVLASDLHLVYLVTPINVDLEPDWELYYERFMQLSSLEQSVGNRVGVIEPFLMHMAHGAAMPVRGRPQRNTGLRNKSPAQAGGNSLINEQTLRVSRRFYVALMLSRLAQEIPVADVCEAFKVARGMVQALQENAGRFASMVSAFCQRLGWNDLEGLVAKFQNRVSFGVRAEIAELTSIPFVKGSRARALYKSGLRTPVAIAEASIPEIAKALFESYTWSGQDDSGLRRMQFGIAKKIKNGARKIVLEEAEAARVAAFSAFKSLGVEVPQFTPSLPAIEDSPTQDMIVPPCGDQIKSNKLAFETDAVDDKNNSSICGASRTTYSLRVEHPGSSIQIKENLGIANSAKITTQEAASPSSTEIVAGSSSTNVADKGPVNAYNFPGGFECFLDQWSAVSEFSFDVHFIKKSVKPSSTLFEVFGLAVCWENSPIYYCNFPKDLVTTGINDSSEMWGHFQRRWRKIADIMQCKSVKKMTWNLKIQIQALKSAYISCQRLARFHLDHKMLDNIEVLDNSYVLLSPISVYNGLDLCLVAWVLWPDEESRTVPNLEKLVKRRLHSEAAAAANRDGRWRNQMHKAAHNGCCRRAAQTRALYAVLKKLLVSQNLNDLVDTIEGPLVNVLADMELWGIGADIDACLQARHIIIKKLKELEKEAYRLAGKSFSLNATADIADILYTHLKLPVPKGCERGKLHPSTDKQSLDHLRDLHPIVPVIKEHRTLAKLLNGTLGSICSRAQLCTRSQRYIIHGNWLQTSTATGRLSMEEPNLQCVEHLVEFNTGKSDKDYSIVSEVDRHQINAREFFIPTQENWLLVTADYSQIELRLMAHFSKDPTLIELLSKPDGDVFTMIASRWVGKEEALISSKERETTKRFIYGILYGMGANSLAEQLECSTEEAAQKIQSFKRFFPGVSSWLHEAVASCRQKGYVETLMGRRRFLTKIMAGNSKEKAKAQRQAVNSICQGSAADIIKVAMIRVHSVITNRTSEVDSTDEVTRIFSEIGGKCHLILQVHDELVLEVDPCMVQQAGRLLQICMEEAASLLVPLRAKVKVGKTWGSLEPFYPEPC, via the exons ATGGCGTCGGGCTCCTCTCACTCCCAAATCGACCAg TTCTACCAGGCCAAGAAGCAGAGGCCCTCGTCGCGCAAGGACGACGCGCCGCGACCCGGGCCGCAGCATGGGAGCCCCGGCGGCGCCAAGGGGTCCCTGGAGGGGTACCTCGTCCGGTCGCCTTCCACCCGTGCCACGgtggcggcctcggcggcccCCGCGGGCTCGCCGAGGGGCGGGGACGCGGGCGCCAGGCGGAGCCTCACGACCGCTATGGACGTCGATGtcgcctcctctgctccggtGCCGGCGGTTGACGGGGACGATTTGGAGCTCAGGAGATTCACGACGGACTTCCTTTCCCATTGCTGCAG TGCTATCCTCCCTTCGAGGGCTGACTCTGAGTACCGTGAGCAGTTGGAGAAGAAGCAGAAGCGGAGTGCGAGTCAGTCGATCTTGGTTCCTTGCGACAATGCCTCTGCCAAGAAGCAGTGCATTGCTCATTGCAGTGGCTTGGAAGCTCTAAAG GAATCAGATGATAGTGTGGCCTTCAAGAAGCAATGCATCAATCACCATGGTGGCTCGGAGGCTGTGGAG CAGGAATCAGTTGAGGGGGTAAAGGTGAGTTGTGTGGGATTTTCAGCCTTGCAAAGATGTAGCTTTACCCCAAATACTACACAGAAAAAAGTTGGGTTTTCTTTAGCCCCTGGGGACGCCCCAAAATCTGTATCAAGGAATTCCCTTACTTCACCCGGGGAAGAATTCTGGAATGCAGCAATTGAATTCGCTGAGGGAATATCTGCCCAGGCAGACAAGGTCCGTGGAAAGCCTGGGTTTGATACAGCAGAGGATAAATCATCTTGTGCAGTCGCAGTGTGCTCTAAGACTCTTCCTAGATCAGGAAATGATGAGCGTGACTGTCTAAATACAGTTGGCAGCAATGATACACATCAGATGGAGAAGTTGTCAAACAAAGTTGAATTTCTGGCAGCAAACAGTCAGCATATAAACAGCTCTCCTTTGCCTGTGAAGCACCTGGACTTCTTTCATGAGGATGACATCCAAGTTTCAGGTTTGAAATGTGAAGAAAAAGGCAGAAATGAAGCTGATAATGTACAAACAAACCATGTTGTAAATGCGATGAAGACAAGTGCTCTTGATTTGCATGCGGATTCTGCAGCCATGATCCGATGTCATGGGGTATTCAAGTCAGCAACTGAAGGGAATGTTCACTCAACTCGAGAGGGTGACAAAGATTCTCATCAAAATAAACCACTTGCTGCATATTCAAATGGCTGCTTGCCTAAGAAAGATACCAAAAGTAAATTTGTTTCTCAAGAAGTGGAAGCTAGCACACCTACTAGCTCTGTTCCTCTGAAGGGCCACTCAAAGTTATCAAGTTGGCTCCCTCCAGAGATTTGTTCTGTATACATGAAAAAAGGCATTTCGGAGCTGTATCCTTGGCAG GTTGAGTGCTTACTTGTGGAAGGTGTCTTGGAGAAAAGGAATCTTGTGTATTGTGCATCCACGAG TGCTGGTAAAAGCTTTGTTGCTGAAGTTCTGATGTTGAGGAGGATACTGTCAAGTGGGAATATGGCAATTCTTGTCCTTCCCTATGTGTCGATATGTGCTGAAAAG GCTCAACATCTTGAACAACTTCTTGAGCCACTGGGTAGGCATGTCCGTAGCTTCTATGGAAACCAGGGCGGAGGATCACTTCCTAAAGATACAGCAGTTGCTGTGTGTACCATAGAGAAGGCAAATTCTTTGGTAAATAAGTTGTTGGAGGATGGCCGTCTCTCTGAACTTGGTGTAATTGTAATAGATGAACTTCATATG GTTGGTGACCAACACAGAGGGTACCTTTTAGAGCTGATGCTGACAAAGCTTCGATATGCTGCTGGTGAAGGGAATTCAGAGTCATCTAGTGGAGAAACTTCAGGCTCTAGCAGTGGGAAGATGGCAACTCATGGATTGCAGATAATTGGTATGAGTGCTACTATGCCCAACGTTGCTGCTGTAGCTGATTGGCTTCAA GCTGCTCTTTACCAAACTGACTTTCGACCAGTTCCACTGGAGGAATTTATCAAAGTTGGTAATCAAATATTTGATAAAGACATGAATGTTGTTCGTGTCCTTCCAAAAGTAGCTGACCTCGGTGGCAAGGATCCAGATCATATTGTTGAAATGTGTAACGAG GTTGTTCTTCAGGGTCATTCTGTTCTTTTGTTTTGCTCCAGCCGTAAAGGCTGTGAGTCAACTGCAAGACATGTTGCCAAGTTCTTGAAAGTAACCTCTGTTGGACCAAGTGATGTTAGTTCAGAATTTTCAGATGCTGCATCAGCTATTGAAGCCTTGAGGAGGTGCCCTTCTGGATTGGATCCTGTATTGGAAGAAACCCTTCCTTTTGGTGTTGCATATCATCATGCTGGTCTTATG GTTGAGGAGAGGGAGATTGTGGAGTCATGCTACCGTAAAGGCCTCGTCCGTGTGCTGACTGCCACTTCAACTTTAGCTGCTGGTGTTAACTTGCCTGCTAGACGGGTTATATTTAGGCAACCTAAGATAGGTCGTGATTTTATTGATGGGACTCGCTATAGACAGATGGCTGGTCGTGCTGGTCGAACTGGAATAGACACAAAAGGAGAAAGT ATACTTGTATGCAGGCCTGAAGAGGTCAAGAGGATTACAGGTATTATTAGAAGCAATTGCCCTCCCTTGGAGTCCTGTCTCTCTGAAGATAAAAATGGAATGACTCATGCAATTATGGAGGTTGTTGCTGGTGGGATTGTGCAAACTGCAAATGATATACATCGATATGTGCGGTGTACGCTGCTTAACTCCACCAAACCTTTTGACGATGTCGTGAAGTCAGCTCAAGACTCCCTTCGCTGGTTATGCCATAAAAGGTTTCTTGAATGGAACAATGAGACAAAAATATACTCCTCTACCCCCCTTGGTAGAGCGGCTTTCGGAAGTTCACTCAATCCCGAGGAATCACTG GTTGTGCTTGATGATCTTTCAAGGGCAAGAGAAGGCTTTGTTCTTGCATCTGATTTGCATTTGGTTTACTTGGTCACGCCAATAAATGTGGATCTTGAACCTGATTGGGAATTATATTACGAGAGATTCATGCAACTTTCTTCTCTTGAGCAG TCAGTGGGCAATCGGGTTGGAGTAATTGAACCCTTCTTGATGCACATGGCTCATGGGGCAGCAATGCCTGTTCGTGGAAGGCCTCAGAGAAACACTGGTTTACGCAACAAGTCTCCCGCACAAGCTGGTGGAAATTCACTTATTAATGAGCAAACACTCAGAGTGTCTAGACGCTTTTATGTGGCTTTGATGTTATCAAGGCTTGCTCAG GAGATTCCTGTTGCTGATGTTTGTGAGGCATTTAAGGTTGCCAGAGGCATGGTTCAGGCGCTGCAGGAAAATGCTGGCAGGTTTGCTTCAATGGTTTCTGCATTTTGTCAGAGACTTGGTTGGAATGATTTAGAAGGTCTTGTCGCGAAGTTCCAAAATCGTGTCTCTTTTGGAGTTAGGGCAGAGATTGCTGAACTTACATCAATTCCATTTGTCAAG GGCTCACGTGCAAGGGCTTTATATAAGTCTGGTCTGCGTACTCCTGTTGCCATTGCTGAAGCATCTATTCCCGAAATTGCAAAAGCTCTTTTTGAATCTTATACTTGGTCTGGGCAAG ATGATTCTGGTTTACGACGAATGCAATTTGGTATAGCCAAGAAGATAAAAAATGGAGCTCGCAAGATTGTCCTTGAGGAGGCAGAAGCTGCCAGAGTAGCAGCATTCTCAGCTTTCAAGTCACTTGGTGTAGAAGTTCCTCAGTTCACACCTTCACTCCCAGCTATTGAGGACTCCCCAACTCAAGATATGATAGTTCCTCCTTGTGGAGATCAAATTAAGTCCAATAAGCTAGCTTTCGAGACTGATGCTGTAGATGATAAAAATAACTCATCTATTTGTGGTGCTTCAAGAACTACATACAGTCTAAGAGTGGAACACCCTGGTTCTTCCATTCAAATAAAAGAGAATCTAGGAATAGCTAACAGTGCAAAAATTACCACACAGGAAGCAGCATCACCTTCATCAACAGAAATTGTTGCTGGATCGAGTAGTACAAATGTGGCTGACAAAGGTCCTGTCAATGCGTATAACTTCCCAGGGGGATTTGAGTGTTTTCTTGATCAATGGTCTGCAGTTAGTGAATTTTCCTTTGATGTTCATTTTATCAAGAAATCAGTGAAACCATCTTCCACCCTTTTCGAAGTCTTTGGGTTGGCGGTCTGTTGGGAAAATTCCCCCATATATTACTGCAACTTCCCAAAGGATCTAGTCACTACTGGTATCAATGATTCAAGTGAAATGTGGGGTCATTTCCAGAGAAGATGGAGAAAAATAGCTGACATTATGCAATGTAAGAGTGTCAAGAAAATGACATGGAACTTGAAGATCCAGATTCAGGCACTTAAATCAGCTTATATCTCTTGCCAACGGCTTGCAAGGTTTCATCTTGACCATAAAATGCTGGACAATATTGAAGTACTTGACAACTCGTATGTGTTGCTATCACCAATCTCTGTTTATAATGGATTGGATTTATGCCTGGTGGCATGGGTTCTTTGGCCTGATGAAGAAAGCAGAACAGTGCCTAATCTTGAGAAG TTAGTCAAGAGACGACTTCATAgtgaagctgctgctgctgcaaatcGGGATGGAAGATGGAGAAATCAGATGCACAAGGCAGCACACAATGGCTGCTGCAGACGTGCTGCCCAGACTCGGGCTTTGTATGCTGTCCTGAAGAAATTACTTGTTTCTCAAAATCTCAATGATTTGGTTGACACAATTGAGGGTCCATTG GTAAATGTTCTTGCTGATATGGAGCTTTGGGGAATTGGTGCTGACATCGATGCTTGTCTCCAGGCAAGGCATATTATAATAAAAAAGCTAAAGGAACTAGAGAAAGAAGCTTACAGATTAGCTGGCAAGAGTTTCTCACTAAATGCAACTGCTGATATCGCAGACATTCTATACACACACTTAAAATTGCCAGTTCCAAAAGGTTGTGAGAGAGGGAAGCTGCATCCTAGCACTGACAAGCAGTCTCTAGACCATCTAAG GGACCTACACCCAATTGTCCCAGTAATTAAGGAGCACAGAACATTGGCCAAACTGTTGAATGGCACACTAGGGTCCATTTGTTCACGAGCTCAATTGTGCACTCGATCACAAAGGTACATCATCCATGGAAATTGGCTTCAGACATCAACTGCCACTGGCCGCTTATCTATGGAGGAGCCAAATCTGCAG TGTGTTGAGCACTTGGTGGAATTCAATACAGGGAAAAGTGATAAAGATTACTCAATTGTGTCAGAGGTTGATCGTCATCAAATCAATGCCCGTGAATTTTTCATTCCCACACAG GAGAACTGGTTATTGGTAACTGCTGATTACTCACAGATTGAGCTGCGTTTAATGGCTCACTTTTCTAAAGATCCTACTTTGATTGAGCTTCTAAGTAAACCTGATGGTGATGTTTTTACTATGATCGCTTCGAGATGGGTTGGCAAAGAAGAGGCCTTGATCTCTTCCAAAGAGAGAGAGACCACTAAAAGATTCATATATGGCATCCTTTATGGAATGGGTGCAAACTCCCTTGCAGAACAACTTGAGTGCAGCACTGAGGAAGCTGCACAGAAAATCCAAAGCTTTAAGAGATTTTTTCCTGGTGTTTCATCATGGCTACATGAAGCTGTAGCATCTTGCCGCCAAAAAGG ATATGTGGAGACCTTGATGGGCCGGCGACGTTTTCTTACAAAAATAATGGCTGGCAATAGCAAAGagaaagctaaagctcagagACAAGCAGTAAATTCTATTTGCCAG GGTTCTGCTGCTGATATAATCAAGGTGGCTATGATTAGAGTTCATTCGGTAATTACCAACAGAACTAGTGAAGTTGATTCAACTGATGAAGTTACGAGGATTTTTTCAGAAATAGGTGGCAAATGTCACCTTATTTTGCAG GTGCATGACGAGTTGGTATTGGAAGTTGATCCATGTATGGTACAACAGGCTGGAAGGCTGTTACAGATATGTATGGAGGAAGCGGCTTCACTCTTGG TACCTTTGCGTGCAAAAGTAAAGGTGGGAAAAACTTGGGGTTCTCTAGAACCCTTCTATCCCGAGCCTTGTTGA